One genomic region from Amycolatopsis sp. FBCC-B4732 encodes:
- a CDS encoding F0F1 ATP synthase subunit B, with protein sequence MLNSALVLAAEGETHNPIIPDISELILGIVAFLILLFILKKYVVPRFEAAYEERAQKIEGGIEKAEKAQAEAEEALAKYKAQLAEARTEAAKIRDDARLEAEQIKAELRADAEAESQRIVAQGQAQLQAQKAQIIAELRADMGRNAVELASRIVGESLEDEARRRGTVDRFLAELETAGAAGGAGK encoded by the coding sequence GTGCTGAACAGTGCCTTGGTCCTCGCCGCAGAGGGCGAAACGCACAACCCGATCATCCCCGACATCTCGGAGCTGATCCTCGGCATCGTCGCCTTCCTCATCCTGCTGTTCATCCTCAAGAAGTACGTCGTCCCTCGCTTCGAGGCCGCGTACGAAGAGCGTGCGCAGAAGATCGAGGGTGGCATCGAGAAGGCCGAGAAGGCCCAGGCCGAGGCCGAAGAGGCGCTGGCCAAGTACAAGGCGCAGCTGGCCGAGGCCCGCACCGAGGCCGCGAAGATCCGTGACGACGCCCGGCTCGAAGCCGAGCAGATCAAGGCGGAGCTGCGGGCCGACGCGGAAGCCGAGTCCCAGCGCATCGTCGCCCAGGGCCAGGCCCAGCTGCAGGCCCAGAAGGCGCAGATCATCGCCGAGCTGCGGGCCGACATGGGCCGCAACGCCGTGGAGCTGGCCAGCCGCATCGTCGGCGAGTCGCTCGAAGACGAGGCGCGCCGTCGTGGCACCGTCGACCGGTTCCTCGCGGAACTGGAGACCGCCGGTGCCGCTGGTGGAGCGGGGAAGTAG
- a CDS encoding glycosyltransferase family 2 protein yields MPTEPTTRRRVAFIFPIYNEEANIDLLHSTVDEVTAPLAGRYDFSFLYVDDGSRDGSLERLAELSARDARVTVVELSRNFGHQMAVTAGLDLVDADAVVIMDSDLQDPPRVALELLEKWEEGYHVVYAQRRSRRDPPFKRYTASAFYWFLGKMAAVDIPKNTGDFRLIDRKVVDELRKYRERDRFLRGLVSYVGFRQTAVLFDRDKRHAGVTGYPLTKMLRFAADGILGFSTTPLRMITRMGYLISLLSFLGVLYVVGVKLFAPETAVPGWAFITIAMFFLGGIQIIMLGVLGSYIGRTYSQVQNRPLYTVASVRTGLPEPAEADEKSRSAAR; encoded by the coding sequence GTGCCGACCGAGCCGACCACGCGCCGCCGGGTCGCGTTCATCTTCCCGATCTACAACGAGGAAGCGAACATCGACCTGCTGCACAGCACGGTCGACGAGGTCACCGCGCCGCTGGCCGGGCGGTACGACTTCAGCTTCCTCTACGTCGACGACGGCAGCCGCGACGGCTCGCTGGAGCGGCTGGCCGAGCTGTCCGCCCGCGACGCCCGCGTCACCGTCGTCGAGCTCTCCCGCAACTTCGGGCACCAGATGGCCGTGACCGCCGGGCTCGACCTGGTCGACGCGGACGCCGTGGTGATCATGGACAGCGACCTGCAGGACCCACCGCGGGTGGCGCTCGAGCTGCTGGAGAAGTGGGAAGAGGGCTACCACGTCGTCTACGCGCAGCGCCGGTCGCGGCGGGACCCGCCGTTCAAGCGGTACACCGCGAGCGCGTTCTACTGGTTCCTCGGCAAGATGGCCGCGGTCGACATCCCGAAGAACACCGGGGACTTCCGGCTGATCGACCGCAAGGTGGTCGACGAGCTGCGCAAGTACCGCGAACGCGACCGGTTCCTGCGCGGCCTCGTCAGCTACGTCGGGTTCCGGCAGACCGCGGTGCTGTTCGACCGCGACAAGCGCCACGCCGGCGTCACCGGCTACCCACTGACGAAGATGCTGCGCTTCGCCGCCGACGGCATCCTCGGGTTCTCCACGACGCCGCTGCGGATGATCACGCGGATGGGGTACCTGATCTCGCTGCTGAGCTTCCTCGGCGTGCTCTACGTCGTCGGCGTGAAGCTGTTCGCGCCGGAGACCGCGGTGCCGGGCTGGGCGTTCATCACCATCGCGATGTTCTTCCTCGGCGGCATCCAGATCATCATGCTCGGCGTGCTCGGCAGCTACATCGGCCGCACGTATTCGCAGGTCCAGAACCGGCCGCTGTACACGGTCGCGTCGGTGCGCACCGGGCTCCCCGAGCCCGCGGAAGCGGATGAGAAGAGCCGGAGCGCCGCCCGATGA
- a CDS encoding F0F1 ATP synthase subunit delta gives MTLHAASREALGLAEERLGEVLADAGADAATVGDELLSVVDLLDREIGLRRAVSDASASSEARTALVRGLFDGKLSEPALKVLDAVAGSRWSSPRELTDGLESLGRSALLTAAEKTGNVDTVESQLFQVARVVANHPELEAALSDLTGPADAKRTLVRGLFADKVDVVTETLVEQVVRRAKGRGVGVGLDKLVKLAAERRQRSVAYVTSANALTDEQVAQLGAKLDDIYGRPIALHVEVDPRLGGGLVVRVGDEVIDGSAAGQLAALRRRLARA, from the coding sequence ATGACGCTGCATGCTGCGAGCCGTGAAGCGCTCGGCCTCGCCGAGGAACGCCTCGGCGAGGTTCTGGCCGACGCGGGAGCCGACGCGGCCACGGTCGGCGACGAGCTGCTCTCGGTCGTCGACCTGCTGGACCGTGAGATCGGCCTGCGCCGAGCGGTGAGTGACGCCTCGGCGTCGTCGGAGGCGCGCACCGCGCTGGTGCGCGGGCTGTTCGACGGCAAGCTGTCCGAGCCGGCCCTGAAGGTGCTCGACGCCGTGGCGGGCAGCCGCTGGTCCAGCCCTCGTGAGCTGACCGACGGGCTCGAGTCGCTCGGTCGTTCGGCGCTGCTGACCGCGGCCGAGAAGACCGGGAACGTCGACACCGTCGAGTCCCAGCTCTTCCAGGTCGCGCGCGTCGTGGCCAACCACCCGGAGCTCGAGGCCGCGCTGTCGGACCTCACCGGGCCCGCGGACGCGAAGCGCACCTTGGTGCGCGGGCTGTTCGCCGACAAGGTGGACGTGGTCACCGAGACCCTCGTCGAGCAGGTCGTGCGCCGGGCCAAGGGCCGTGGCGTCGGCGTCGGGCTCGACAAGCTGGTCAAGCTGGCCGCGGAACGCCGTCAGCGCTCGGTCGCGTACGTGACCAGCGCGAACGCCCTGACCGACGAGCAGGTCGCCCAGCTCGGCGCGAAGCTCGACGACATCTACGGGCGGCCGATCGCGCTGCACGTCGAGGTCGACCCCCGGCTCGGCGGCGGGCTCGTCGTCCGCGTCGGCGACGAGGTCATCGACGGGAGCGCGGCGGGACAGCTGGCGGCCCTGCGCAGGCGGCTGGCCCGGGCATAG
- the atpB gene encoding F0F1 ATP synthase subunit A: MGALVLAEGAVFAPPGAESFELPPLFGSVTKPMLLVVLSVVIIATYFLLATRKLKVVPSKGQFVAESIYDFSRNNIAREQIGSKDFKSFVPLVFALFTFVLVNNLYGIIPVLQFPTMARFGFPVALSVLVVYPVYHFVGFKRHGFAGYFKKELAPPGVPKAVLPLFSLIEFAEKFFLNPLTLAIRVFAAMFAGHLILAVFTLGGTFLLTETSSWALKPVSLVAWIFAIGMTFLEAFIQVLQAYIFALLSAGYIGAALASEH; encoded by the coding sequence GTGGGCGCGCTGGTTTTGGCCGAGGGTGCGGTATTCGCGCCGCCCGGCGCCGAAAGCTTCGAGTTGCCGCCGTTGTTCGGCTCGGTCACCAAGCCGATGCTGCTCGTCGTGCTTTCGGTGGTCATCATCGCGACGTACTTCCTGCTGGCGACCCGCAAGCTCAAGGTCGTTCCGAGCAAGGGGCAGTTCGTCGCCGAGTCGATCTACGACTTCAGCCGCAACAACATCGCGCGCGAGCAGATCGGTTCGAAGGACTTCAAGTCGTTCGTCCCCCTCGTTTTCGCACTGTTCACCTTCGTGCTGGTGAACAACCTCTACGGGATCATCCCCGTCCTGCAGTTCCCGACCATGGCGCGATTCGGCTTCCCGGTCGCCCTGTCGGTCCTCGTCGTCTACCCGGTCTACCACTTCGTCGGGTTCAAGCGGCACGGTTTCGCGGGCTACTTCAAGAAGGAACTGGCCCCGCCGGGTGTGCCGAAGGCGGTGCTGCCGCTCTTCTCGCTGATCGAGTTCGCGGAGAAGTTCTTCCTCAACCCGCTCACGCTCGCCATCCGTGTTTTCGCCGCCATGTTCGCGGGTCACCTGATCCTGGCGGTGTTCACCCTCGGCGGCACCTTCCTGCTGACCGAGACGTCGAGCTGGGCGCTGAAGCCGGTCTCGCTGGTGGCGTGGATCTTCGCCATCGGGATGACGTTCCTCGAGGCCTTCATCCAGGTGCTGCAGGCCTACATCTTCGCCCTGCTGTCGGCTGGGTACATCGGCGCCGCGCTGGCGTCGGAGCACTGA
- a CDS encoding VOC family protein: protein MSRRRSRSRPPRCSRRSASRRSPPSDDARRWAGVLGGEVDEDGDWHMVLVDGAPRIGVQLAPDHVAPEWPDGGTKQQVHLDLWVEDFAEAHEHVMALGARVLKPASGATSGDDFQVYADPAGHPFCLCWLVRGAPPA from the coding sequence CTGAGCCGGCGGAGGAGCCGGAGCCGGCCACCGAGGTGTTCGAGGCGTTCCGCGAGCCGGAGGAGCCCGCCGTCCGATGATGCGCGCCGCTGGGCAGGCGTGCTCGGCGGCGAGGTCGACGAGGACGGCGACTGGCACATGGTGCTGGTGGACGGCGCCCCGCGGATCGGCGTGCAGCTCGCGCCCGACCACGTCGCACCCGAGTGGCCCGACGGCGGGACGAAGCAGCAGGTGCACCTGGACCTGTGGGTCGAGGACTTCGCCGAGGCGCACGAGCACGTGATGGCGTTGGGTGCGCGGGTGCTGAAACCGGCGAGCGGGGCCACGAGCGGGGACGACTTCCAGGTGTACGCCGACCCGGCCGGGCACCCGTTCTGCCTGTGCTGGCTGGTGCGAGGCGCCCCGCCCGCCTGA
- a CDS encoding ATP F0F1 synthase subunit C, translated as MSNIVLAQAAEQAVNINPGLAAIGYGLGAIGPGIGVGLIFAAVINGTARQPEAQGKLQGIGFSTFVLTEVLALIGIVIYFIASAA; from the coding sequence GTGAGCAACATCGTTCTGGCCCAGGCCGCGGAGCAGGCCGTCAACATCAACCCCGGTCTCGCCGCCATCGGTTACGGCCTGGGCGCGATCGGCCCGGGCATCGGTGTGGGTCTGATCTTCGCCGCCGTCATCAACGGCACCGCGCGTCAGCCGGAGGCGCAGGGCAAGCTGCAGGGCATCGGCTTCTCGACCTTCGTGCTGACCGAGGTGCTCGCCCTGATCGGCATCGTCATCTACTTCATCGCCTCCGCCGCCTGA
- a CDS encoding L-threonylcarbamoyladenylate synthase, protein MSVVYDCSKRDTRADGLAAAAGAVRSSRLVVLPTDTVYGIGADAFDAGAVQALLRAKNRGPDMPVGVLVGSWSTVDGLVLGVPPQARALIEAFWPGDLSIVLPHAPSLQWNLGDARGTVMLRMPLHPVALELLRDVGPMAVSSANVSGRPPASTAQEAQEQLGDSVAVYLDGGSSGEPVASTIVDLTGAEPVVLREGSVSKTAVAEVLGVPAESLA, encoded by the coding sequence ATGAGCGTGGTCTACGACTGCAGCAAGCGCGACACCCGGGCCGACGGGCTGGCCGCCGCGGCGGGTGCGGTGCGGTCGAGCAGGCTGGTGGTCCTGCCGACCGACACGGTCTACGGCATCGGTGCCGACGCGTTCGACGCCGGCGCCGTCCAGGCGCTGCTGCGCGCGAAGAACCGCGGCCCGGACATGCCGGTCGGCGTGCTCGTCGGGTCCTGGTCCACTGTGGACGGCCTGGTGCTCGGCGTCCCGCCGCAGGCGCGCGCGCTCATCGAAGCCTTCTGGCCCGGCGATCTGTCCATCGTGCTCCCGCACGCGCCGAGCCTGCAGTGGAACCTCGGCGACGCCCGCGGCACCGTGATGCTGCGGATGCCGCTGCACCCGGTGGCGCTGGAGCTGCTGCGCGACGTCGGCCCGATGGCCGTGTCGAGCGCGAACGTCTCCGGGCGGCCGCCGGCGAGCACCGCGCAGGAGGCGCAGGAGCAGCTCGGCGACTCGGTCGCGGTGTACCTCGACGGCGGGTCGAGCGGCGAGCCCGTCGCGTCGACCATTGTGGACCTCACGGGCGCCGAACCGGTGGTGCTGCGCGAGGGTTCGGTGAGCAAGACGGCCGTCGCGGAGGTGCTCGGTGTACCCGCGGAATCGTTGGCCTGA
- a CDS encoding M6 family metalloprotease domain-containing protein: MRSRTPKALALLAAAAVLTGLGAGTAAAEPLTRGWPAPIDAAQWENQDHMTWSDYKKVPGTNWADPALKPTQRTFKGAVVLADYPDQDFVVTKPANSTVFGNPAPAAANIPRANVAKYYQDFLNKPEALNNGHTINEYWMEDSGGRFGVQLTAFGPYRMPGKSYEYGMEFQPSACPPGANCARDIRKDAGDAWRADVGDTANQFDFVFYLSAGQDESSTWQEFGEMKFGTKENVPDAFGPPNHDLPNYAATRYVPWTSWASAASIWPNAQDGSSVQAESSGQSTYAHEFSHILGIGDNYNNPFGVPPSRSYSGPWDMLSRGTFNGPGGPHTRWQIPATQGSSMGAQHQLRNKLKLGIVDPADVLQLDRNDLAKTGPVSARLTARETEAQPGAFTGLNIKLTGGDKAPKCDRAKDPFCDGGGYDNYTVEVVDRMGADSFAPDSGVMITKTKNKDNAPFDWVIDANPQDIGITDYTKPDGTPVKITIGDYRQLNDALFKAGTEASSPYEYTDQANRLRFLITDLARDRRGILSYTVTVASLDGSGSQARGAAVTPAPPAFARGGLATCDFGLLNTGAARGAQAPYDTDTYRLSVSTDARGWAVRLPNELTTAKFGGHVKVPAYAKRGQGGDLAARVKLTATSVSDPSKTATASCTAFGF; the protein is encoded by the coding sequence ATGCGTTCCAGAACCCCGAAGGCGCTCGCCCTGCTTGCCGCGGCCGCCGTGCTGACCGGTCTCGGCGCGGGCACCGCCGCGGCCGAGCCGCTCACCCGTGGCTGGCCCGCCCCCATCGACGCCGCGCAGTGGGAGAACCAGGACCACATGACCTGGTCCGACTACAAGAAGGTCCCCGGCACGAACTGGGCCGACCCGGCCCTGAAGCCGACCCAGCGCACCTTCAAGGGCGCCGTCGTCCTCGCCGACTACCCGGACCAGGACTTCGTCGTCACCAAGCCGGCGAACTCGACCGTGTTCGGCAACCCCGCGCCGGCCGCCGCGAACATCCCGCGGGCGAACGTCGCGAAGTACTACCAGGACTTCCTCAACAAGCCCGAAGCCCTCAACAACGGCCACACGATCAACGAGTACTGGATGGAGGACTCCGGCGGCCGGTTCGGCGTGCAGCTGACCGCGTTCGGGCCGTACCGGATGCCCGGGAAGTCCTACGAGTACGGCATGGAGTTCCAGCCGAGCGCCTGCCCGCCCGGCGCGAACTGCGCGCGGGACATCCGCAAGGACGCCGGGGACGCCTGGCGCGCCGACGTCGGCGACACCGCGAACCAGTTCGACTTCGTCTTCTACCTCTCCGCCGGCCAGGACGAGAGCTCGACCTGGCAGGAGTTCGGCGAGATGAAGTTCGGCACCAAGGAGAACGTGCCCGACGCGTTCGGCCCGCCGAACCACGACCTGCCCAACTACGCGGCGACGCGGTACGTGCCGTGGACGTCGTGGGCGTCGGCCGCCAGCATCTGGCCCAACGCCCAGGACGGCAGCTCGGTGCAGGCCGAGAGCTCCGGCCAGTCGACCTACGCGCACGAGTTCAGCCACATCCTGGGCATCGGCGACAACTACAACAACCCGTTCGGCGTGCCGCCGTCCCGCAGCTACAGCGGACCGTGGGACATGCTGTCGCGCGGCACGTTCAACGGGCCCGGCGGCCCGCACACGCGCTGGCAGATCCCGGCGACGCAGGGCAGCTCGATGGGTGCCCAGCACCAGCTGCGCAACAAGCTGAAGCTCGGCATCGTCGACCCGGCGGACGTCCTGCAGCTGGACCGGAACGACCTCGCGAAGACCGGTCCGGTGTCCGCGCGCCTCACCGCGCGCGAGACCGAGGCGCAGCCGGGCGCGTTCACCGGGCTGAACATCAAGCTCACCGGCGGGGACAAGGCGCCGAAGTGCGACCGGGCGAAGGACCCGTTCTGCGACGGCGGCGGCTACGACAACTACACCGTCGAGGTCGTGGACCGGATGGGCGCGGACTCCTTCGCGCCGGACTCCGGCGTCATGATCACCAAGACGAAGAACAAGGACAACGCGCCCTTCGACTGGGTGATCGACGCGAACCCGCAGGACATCGGCATCACCGACTACACGAAGCCGGACGGCACGCCGGTGAAGATCACCATCGGCGACTACCGGCAGCTCAATGACGCCCTGTTCAAGGCGGGCACCGAGGCGTCGAGCCCGTACGAGTACACCGACCAGGCGAACCGGCTGCGGTTCCTGATCACCGACCTGGCCCGTGACCGCCGCGGCATCCTGTCGTACACGGTGACGGTGGCTTCGCTGGACGGCTCGGGCAGCCAGGCGCGCGGTGCGGCGGTGACCCCGGCCCCGCCGGCGTTCGCCCGCGGCGGCCTCGCGACCTGCGACTTCGGCCTGCTCAACACGGGTGCGGCCCGCGGCGCGCAGGCACCGTACGACACCGACACCTACCGGCTGAGCGTGTCGACGGACGCCCGCGGCTGGGCGGTCCGCCTCCCGAACGAGCTGACGACGGCGAAGTTCGGCGGCCACGTGAAGGTGCCGGCGTACGCGAAGCGCGGCCAGGGCGGCGACCTCGCGGCCCGGGTGAAGCTGACGGCGACCTCGGTGAGTGACCCGTCGAAGACGGCGACGGCCAGCTGCACGGCCTTCGGCTTCTGA
- the prmC gene encoding peptide chain release factor N(5)-glutamine methyltransferase — MNRQPLRLAIIEATRILERAGVASPRFDAEVIAAHVLGVERGRLPMVPLVDPPVIEAIGQLVQQRAKRIPLQYLTGWAALGEITVAVGAGVFVPRPETELLLEWGVKFLQGREFPVVVDLCTGSAALALAVAHARPDAVVYAVDVDPQALAWARHNADVHADAGNTPIRLYSGDISDPTMFAELDGLVDLVLCNPPYVPEGTPVPPEVAEHDPPRAVFAEESGLAVIRHAIAAGARLLRPGGGLAIEHDDTHGSAVPALVRARRVLTGVEGHADLTGRARFVTARRLG; from the coding sequence GTGAATCGGCAGCCGCTGCGCCTGGCCATCATCGAGGCCACCCGGATCCTCGAGCGCGCGGGCGTCGCCTCGCCGCGGTTCGACGCCGAGGTGATCGCCGCGCACGTGCTCGGGGTCGAACGCGGGCGCCTGCCGATGGTGCCGCTGGTCGACCCGCCGGTCATCGAGGCCATCGGCCAGCTCGTCCAGCAGCGCGCGAAGCGGATCCCGCTGCAGTACCTGACCGGCTGGGCCGCGCTCGGCGAGATCACCGTCGCGGTCGGCGCCGGCGTGTTCGTGCCGCGGCCGGAGACCGAGCTGCTGCTCGAATGGGGCGTCAAGTTCCTGCAGGGCCGCGAATTCCCGGTGGTGGTCGACCTGTGCACCGGGTCCGCGGCGCTGGCCTTGGCGGTCGCGCACGCGCGGCCGGACGCGGTGGTCTACGCGGTGGACGTCGACCCGCAGGCGCTGGCCTGGGCCCGGCACAACGCGGACGTCCACGCCGACGCGGGCAACACCCCGATCCGGCTGTACTCCGGCGACATCAGCGACCCGACGATGTTCGCCGAGCTCGACGGGCTGGTCGACCTGGTGCTGTGCAACCCGCCGTACGTCCCGGAGGGCACCCCGGTGCCCCCGGAGGTGGCCGAGCACGACCCGCCGCGCGCGGTGTTCGCCGAGGAGAGCGGCCTGGCGGTGATCCGCCACGCGATCGCGGCGGGCGCCCGCCTGCTCCGGCCGGGTGGCGGCCTGGCCATCGAGCACGACGACACGCACGGCTCGGCGGTGCCGGCGCTGGTGCGCGCGCGGCGGGTGCTGACGGGCGTCGAAGGCCACGCGGACCTGACCGGCCGGGCCCGGTTCGTCACCGCGCGCCGCCTGGGCTGA
- a CDS encoding TIGR03619 family F420-dependent LLM class oxidoreductase, whose amino-acid sequence MTEHFPDLEVVLPNEQPDVEPARIAELARRAEELGYRAAWLPDHLIPPGPFGEVFGGVHEPLVTLAHLAAVTSRIRLGTAVLILPLREPFALAKQAATLARLSGHRFDLGVGAGWNEPEFTEVGVDFGSRGKQTDASLDLLAELFRTGRGPGGGYFEPRPARPVPLTVGGNSAAALRRAVRVGAGWFSAGLSPAEVGERAAKLTAMTNGRAPRVTARMDWDGTDLDSATARFRAYILAGADAVAVHFGPAETFEQRMTTFTEAVAGP is encoded by the coding sequence ATGACCGAACACTTCCCGGACCTCGAAGTCGTCCTGCCGAACGAGCAGCCGGACGTCGAGCCCGCCCGGATCGCCGAGCTCGCCCGCCGCGCCGAGGAGCTCGGGTACCGCGCCGCGTGGCTGCCCGACCACCTGATCCCGCCCGGCCCCTTCGGCGAGGTGTTCGGCGGGGTCCACGAGCCGCTCGTCACCCTCGCCCACCTCGCCGCCGTGACCAGCCGGATCCGGCTCGGGACGGCGGTGCTGATCCTGCCGCTGCGGGAGCCGTTCGCGCTGGCCAAGCAGGCCGCGACGCTGGCGAGGCTGTCCGGGCACCGGTTCGACCTCGGGGTCGGCGCCGGCTGGAACGAACCGGAGTTCACCGAGGTCGGCGTGGACTTCGGGAGCCGAGGGAAGCAGACCGACGCGTCGCTGGACCTGCTCGCCGAGCTGTTCCGCACCGGCCGCGGCCCCGGCGGCGGGTACTTCGAGCCGCGGCCGGCGCGGCCGGTGCCCCTCACCGTCGGCGGCAACTCCGCGGCCGCGCTGCGCCGGGCCGTGCGGGTCGGGGCGGGCTGGTTCAGCGCCGGGCTCTCCCCCGCCGAGGTCGGCGAGCGCGCCGCAAAGCTCACGGCCATGACAAACGGCCGCGCACCACGGGTCACCGCCAGAATGGATTGGGACGGGACCGATCTCGACTCCGCGACCGCGCGGTTCCGCGCGTATATCCTGGCGGGGGCGGACGCGGTGGCCGTCCACTTCGGCCCGGCGGAGACCTTCGAGCAGCGGATGACCACGTTCACCGAGGCCGTCGCCGGACCCTAG
- a CDS encoding GtrA family protein has product MRIVTYTQLRFGIVGIGNTLVDVLGYALLVTLGVPVFVANFLSTTAGMLLSFTLNRNFTFRAKDGDVRRQALLFFGVTAFGLWVVQFGVIWLVGRLFPGVNVLVPKGAAIVVGLFWNYLLYHYVVFRHRPVSPVPGAAPADSA; this is encoded by the coding sequence ATGAGGATCGTCACGTACACGCAGCTGCGCTTCGGCATCGTCGGGATCGGCAACACGCTGGTCGACGTCCTGGGCTACGCGCTGCTGGTCACCCTCGGTGTGCCGGTGTTCGTCGCGAACTTCCTCTCGACGACGGCCGGCATGCTGCTGTCGTTCACGCTCAACCGGAACTTCACCTTCCGGGCGAAGGACGGCGACGTCCGCCGCCAGGCGCTGCTGTTCTTCGGCGTCACCGCGTTCGGGCTCTGGGTGGTCCAGTTCGGCGTCATCTGGCTGGTCGGCAGGCTGTTCCCGGGCGTCAACGTGCTGGTGCCGAAGGGCGCGGCGATCGTCGTCGGCCTGTTCTGGAACTACCTCCTCTACCACTACGTGGTGTTCCGGCACCGGCCGGTTTCGCCCGTTCCCGGTGCAGCGCCCGCCGACTCTGCGTGA
- a CDS encoding glycosyltransferase family 4 protein: MPPTSGLLPIREYILVALTATAVTYLLTGLVRRLAIRVGAIANPRARDVHVAPIPRMGGIGIFLGVAGAMGLAHQLPALSHGFDASFDSVGVLLAAGVISLIGALDDRFELDAWTKLAGQVMCAGILVIFGVQWVSFWVPWGGTGGSFGSVLVLDKNQGALLTVVMVVVMVNAMNFVDGLDGLAGGLGFIAASATCAFSLGLLDSSGGDVGTYPPALIAATLAGACLGFLPYNFQPAKIFMGDSGSMMIGLMLAGATTSASGRVPYPQFSGKDAIALLSPLVVVAAVLFVPLLDLIMAVIRRTRRGESPFAADKMHLHHRLLEIGHSQRRAVLLIYLWAGILAFGAVSVTLFDDAAALWIIGVGLVFAVVVSIVPRLRSRNQPGT, translated from the coding sequence GTGCCGCCCACATCCGGTCTCCTCCCCATCCGGGAATACATCCTCGTCGCGCTGACCGCGACGGCGGTGACCTACCTGCTCACCGGCCTCGTCCGCCGGCTCGCCATCCGCGTCGGCGCGATCGCGAACCCGCGGGCGCGCGACGTCCACGTCGCCCCGATCCCGCGGATGGGCGGGATCGGCATCTTCCTCGGCGTCGCCGGCGCGATGGGCCTGGCCCACCAGCTGCCCGCGCTGTCGCACGGCTTCGACGCGTCGTTCGACTCGGTCGGCGTGCTGCTCGCGGCGGGCGTGATCTCGCTGATCGGCGCGCTCGACGACCGGTTCGAGCTCGACGCGTGGACGAAGCTGGCCGGCCAGGTGATGTGCGCCGGTATCCTGGTCATCTTCGGCGTCCAGTGGGTGTCGTTCTGGGTGCCGTGGGGCGGCACCGGCGGCTCGTTCGGCTCGGTGCTGGTGCTCGACAAGAACCAGGGCGCGCTGCTCACGGTCGTGATGGTCGTGGTGATGGTCAACGCGATGAACTTCGTCGACGGCCTCGACGGCCTGGCCGGCGGCCTCGGCTTCATCGCGGCGTCGGCGACGTGCGCGTTCTCGCTGGGCCTGCTGGACAGCTCGGGCGGCGACGTCGGCACGTACCCGCCCGCGCTGATCGCGGCGACGCTCGCGGGAGCGTGCCTGGGGTTCCTGCCGTACAACTTCCAGCCCGCGAAGATCTTCATGGGCGACTCGGGCTCGATGATGATCGGCCTGATGCTCGCGGGCGCGACGACGTCGGCGTCCGGTCGCGTCCCGTACCCGCAGTTCAGCGGTAAGGACGCGATCGCGCTGCTGTCCCCGCTGGTGGTCGTGGCGGCGGTGTTGTTCGTCCCGCTGCTGGACCTGATCATGGCGGTCATCCGCCGCACCCGCCGGGGCGAGAGCCCGTTCGCGGCGGACAAGATGCACCTGCACCACCGCCTGCTGGAGATCGGCCATTCCCAGCGCCGCGCGGTGCTGCTCATCTACTTGTGGGCGGGGATCCTCGCCTTCGGCGCGGTGTCGGTGACGCTGTTCGACGACGCCGCGGCGCTGTGGATCATCGGGGTCGGGCTGGTGTTCGCGGTGGTGGTCTCGATCGTCCCGAGACTGCGCTCGCGCAACCAGCCGGGCACCTGA